The following are from one region of the Apostichopus japonicus isolate 1M-3 chromosome 17, ASM3797524v1, whole genome shotgun sequence genome:
- the LOC139984689 gene encoding uncharacterized protein has translation MTVHRKVTKYDKDFAKEEYKISSSRQMASSTPLTDLSEILFVCFVCQERSRELKFHMYFTNRLKCPLCKQEFVIPKEWVDNFKTDFHMNSVLQFIQLKKSFEELKRCFVCHKDIKVSAYCFKCRDYLCKQFYKVQVSSKMLTDLKTYILSLDNIEAKNMTLDKLTSLMEEPRCHIHDKKEAQLCCSSCRNIPVCSACTYHKHKGHDLHNVTEIAERERKLLKQELAELNKYKDQLYELPMKIQITQQKLNENAMKKTEGFINEHQQQTHKIKDQLAECTKERKRGLEDIGSRKRDNDRQITLNLKKELRQVREKYDKIRKTANQEYDNESEELINKCDETEGALLKKNLAA, from the coding sequence AATCTCGTCATCAAGACAAATGGCTTCGTCAACTCCTCTTACTGATCTGTCAGAGATATTATTCGTGTGTTTTGTTTGCCAGGAAAGAAGTAGAGAACTGAAATTTCATATGTATTTTACAAATCGCTTGAAGTGTCCATTGTGTAAACAGGAATTCGTTATACCAAAGGAATGGGTTGACAATTTCAAGACCGACTTCCATATGAACAGTGTGCTTCAGTTCATACAATTGAAAAAGTCTTTTGAAGAATTAAAGAGATGTTTTGTCTGTCATAAGGATATAAAAGTTTCAGCTTATTGTTTTAAGTGCAGAGATTACTTGTGTAAACAATTTTACAAGGTTCAAGTCAGCAGTAAAATGTTAACAGATCTCAAAACCTATATTCTGAGCTTGGATAACATAGAAGCAAAGAATATGACGCTggataaattaacatcactaatGGAGGAACCCAGGTGCCATATCCATGACAAAAAAGAAGCGCAATTATGCTGCAGTTCTTGCAGAAATATACCTGTGTGCTCGGCTTGTACATATCATAAGCATAAAGGTCATGACCTGCATAACGTAACTGAAATAGCAGAACGTGAAAGAAAATTACTGAAACAAGAACTTGCTGAACTAAACAAATACAAAGATCAACTATACGAATTGCCAATGAAAATACAAATTACTCAACAGAAGCTGAATGAAAATGCCATGAAAAAGACAGAAGGATTTATAAATGAGCACCAGCAGCAGACACACAAGATTAAAGATCAACTTGCGGAATGTACTAAGGAACGAAAAAGAGGTTTAGAGGACATCGGAAGCAGAAAAAGAGATAACGACCGTCAgatcactcttaatttgaaaaaGGAGTTGAGACAAGTAAGagagaaatatgataaaatcaGGAAAACAGCAAATCAAGAATATGACAACGAATCTGAAGAGTTAATAAACAAATGTGATGAAACCGAGGGCGcactcttaaaaaaaaacttggcagCCTAG